One genomic region from Cucumis melo cultivar AY chromosome 9, USDA_Cmelo_AY_1.0, whole genome shotgun sequence encodes:
- the LOC103498142 gene encoding receptor-like cytoplasmic kinase 176 — MGSCLSARIKAESPLHNGLSSKYARDGNDKGNSTSKSSVSTPRTPRTEGEILQSSNLKNFAYNELKAATRNFRPDSVLGEGGFGSVFKGWIDEQSFAVTKPGTGLVIAVKKLNQEGFQGHREWLTEIDYLGQLHHPNLVRLIGFCLEDEHRLLVYEFMPRGSLENHLFRRSSHFQPLSWSLRMKVALGAAKGLAFLHSDEAKVIYRDFKSSNILLDSDYNAKLSDFGLAKDGPTGDRSYVSTRVMGTFGYAAPEYMITGHLTAKSDVYSFGVVLLEILSGRRAIDKNRPSGEHNLVEWAKPYLTSKRRVLQMLDARIESQYSTGGALKAAKLAIQCISTEPKLRPNMNAVVKALEQLQDSSETSGSRATISEPLNTSSQGSGSTNNKPVSYPRPSASVLNL; from the exons ATGGGGTCCTGCCTTAGTGCTAGGATTAAAGCTGAGAGCCCTCTTCACAACG GGTTGAGCTCCAAGTATGCAAGAGATGGGAATGATAAAGGGAATTCAACCAGCAAGTCATCTGTCTCGACCCCTCGGACCCCTCGAACAGAGGGCGAGATCTTGCAGTCCTCCAACTTGAAAAACTTTGCCTACAATGAGCTTAAAGCTGCCACCCGAAACTTCCGTCCTGATAGTGTATTGGGTGAGGGTGGATTTGGTTCTGTATTTAAGGGGTGGATTGATGAACAGTCCTTCGCCGTTACCAAGCCCGGGACTGGCTTAGTCATTGCAGTAAAAAAACTCAACCAGGAAGGTTTTCAGGGTCATAGAGAATGGCTG ACAGAAATTGACTATCTAGGCCAGCTGCACCATCCTAATCTTGTGAGATTGATTGGCTTTTGCTTAGAGGATGAGCATCGGCTTCTCGTATATGAATTTATGCCTCGTGGAAGCTTGGAAAATCATCTATTTAGGA GGAGTTCTCACTTTCAACCTCTATCATGGAGCCTCCGAATGAAAGTTGCTCTTGGTGCTGCTAAAGGTCTAGCTTTTCTACATAGCGATGAAGCGAAAGTAATATATCGGGACTTTAAAAGCTCTAATATCTTGCTGGATTCG GACTATAATGCAAAACTCTCTGATTTTGGATTAGCCAAAGATGGGCCTACAGGTGACAGAAGCTATGTTTCTACAAGGGTAATGGGAACATTTGGCTATGCAGCTCCTGAATATATGATCACAG GTCATCTCACAGCCAAGAGTGATGTGTATAGTTTTGGAGTTGTTCTTCTCGAGATCCTATCTGGGAGACGAGCTATAGACAAAAACCGACCATCTGGAGAACACAACCTTGTGGAATGGGCAAAACCTTACCTCACTAGCAAACGAAGAGTACTTCAAATGTTGGACGCACGAATTGAAAGCCAATATTCGACCGGAGGAGCACTAAAAGCGGCTAAACTTGCCATTCAATGTATATCAACAGAACCTAAGTTAAGACCAAACATGAACGCAGTCGTGAAAGCATTGGAACAACTTCAGGATTCGAGTGAAACGAGTGGATCAAGGGCAACTATAAGCGAACCCTTAAACACATCCAGCCAAGGCAGTGGCTCCACAAATAACAAACCTGTTTCTTATCCTAGGCCATCAGCTTCAGTACTAAATCTATAG
- the LOC103498147 gene encoding receptor-like cytoplasmic kinase 176, whose product MGSCVSVPAIENRRTPFHGIDSNGSSSSASVHPSPRTEDEILQSPNLKRFCFNELKKATGNFRQRSMVGEGGFGSVFKGWIDPHSLAATKPGSGIAIAVKRHNQDGFQGHNEWLAEINYLGQLHHPNLVKLIGYCLENEDQLLAYEFMSKGSLDNHLFGRGSGSQPLSWKLRMKIALDAAKGLAYLHGKIVIHRDFKSSNILLGANYDAKISDFGLAKDGPVGNQSHVSTRCMGTYGYAAPEYMATGHLTPKSDVYSFGAVLLEILCGRRALDATKTGREQNLVEWAKPNISNRRIMRIMDNRIEGECGVKKAITAAKLAFKCLSDDPKHRPSMYQVVTDLEQLQEF is encoded by the exons ATGGGATCTTGCGTTAGTGTTCCTGCAATCGAGAATCGTCGAACCCCTTTTCATG GAATCGATTCGAATGGTTCCAGCTCCTCTGCTTCAGTTCATCCAAGTCCAAGAACAGAGGATGAGATTCTGCAGTCTCCAAATCTAAAGAGATTTTGCTTTAACGAACTGAAAAAGGCGACGGGTAATTTCCGACAACGGAGTATGGTGGGGGAAGGTGGGTTTGGGAGTGTGTTCAAGGGTTGGATCGATCCCCACTCCCTTGCAGCTACCAAGCCTGGTTCCGGCATCGCGATTGCTGTCAAAAGACATAATCAAGATGGCTTCCAAGGCCACAATGAATGGCTG GCGGAAATCAATTATTTGGGGCAGTTGCATCATCCAAATTTGGTGAAATTGATTGGTTATTGCTTGGAGAATGAGGATCAGCTTCTTGCTTATGAATTTATGTCGAAAGGAAGCTTGGATAATCATCTTTTTGGAA GAGGATCTGGGTCTCAACCACTTTCATGGAAATTGCGTATGAAAATTGCACTGGATGCGGCTAAGGGATTGGCGTATTTACATGGCAAAATAGTTATCCATCGTGATTTCAAATCATCCAACATCTTGCTTGGTGCG AACTACGATGCAAAAATATCAGACTTTGGATTAGCTAAAGACGGGCCGGTGGGAAATCAAAGCCATGTTTCTACAAGATGTATGGGTACTTATGGTTATGCAGCTCCTGAATATATGGCTACag GTCATTTGACACCGAAGAGCGACGTATACAGTTTTGGGGCAGTTCTACTGGAGATACTATGCGGAAGACGAGCGTTGGATGCGACAAAGACAGGAAGAGAACAAAACTTAGTAGAATGGGCAAAGCCAAATATTAGCAACAGAAGAATAATGAGAATTATGGACAATAGAATTGAGGGAGAATGTGGTGTAAAGAAGGCAATTACAGCAGCTAAACTTGCTTTTAAATGCCTCTCTGATGACCCAAAACATAGACCTTCAATGTATCAAGTTGTTACTGATTTGGAGCAActtcaagaattttga
- the LOC103498143 gene encoding 16 kDa phloem protein 1-like yields the protein MAIGTLEVKLANAKGLRGTDFLGRIDPYVLIQYKGQEHKSSVARNEGGSPVWNEKFIFKAEYPGTGDNFKIILKIMDHDTFSADDFIGQASIYVKDLLALGVENGVSELGPQKYRVVGDNLNYNGEIQVGVTFTQKVTEYDGEEVGGWKQSGY from the exons ATGGCCATTGGAACTTTGGAGGTCAAATTGGCAAACGCCAAAGGACTTCGAGGCACAGATTTTCTGG GTAGAATTGACCCTTATGTTTTGATTCAGTATAAAGGCCAAGAACACAAGAGCAGTGTTGCCAGAA ATGAAGGAGGAAGTCCAGTGTGGAATgagaaatttatattcaaaGCCGAGTACCCCGGAACCGGCGACAACTTCAAGATCATCCTCAAGATCATGGACCATGACACCTTCTCTGCTGATGATTTCATTGGCCAAGCCTC GATATATGTCAAAGATTTATTAGCTCTTGGAGTTGAGAATGGTGTGTCGGAGTTAGGGCCTCAAAAGTATCGTGTTGTGGGAGACAATCTTAACTACAATGGAGAAATTCAAGTAGGAGTGACGTTCACTCAAAAG GTAACAGAATACGACGGAGAAGAAGTGGGAGGATGGAAGCAAAGTGGATACTAA